In one window of Oryza sativa Japonica Group chromosome 9, ASM3414082v1 DNA:
- the LOC4347727 gene encoding WD-40 repeat-containing protein MSI3 isoform X2: protein MDGGSSTAARSSAAEMEEHQNWKKNAPVLYDLVISQPLEWPSLTVQWLPSHSRSPGSARSHRLVLGTHTSDETPNHLLLADAALPLPPRLAAAAAAAGGAVPAPSVSISRSVPHKGEVNRARCMPQRPYTVATKTCVDEVHVYHLGDGGEKGGADVVLRGHEAEGYGLAWSPMKEGLLLSGSYDKKICLWDLAAGSGASSLDAHHVFEAHDDVVEDVAWHLKDENLFGSAGDDCKLMMWDLRTNKPGQSIVAHQKEVNSLSFNPFNEWILASASGDATIKLFDLRKLSRSLHVFDSHEGEVFQVEWNPNLETVLASSAADKRVMIWDVSRIGDEQAEEDANDGPPELLFVHGGHTAKISELSWNPTQKWVMASVAEDNILQIWEMAESIYCDDNYLHDNDDDSCPAT, encoded by the exons ATGGACGGCGGGtcctccacggcggcgaggtcgtcggcggcggagatggaggagcACCAGAACTGGAAGAAGAACGCGCCGGTGCTCTACGACCTCGTCATCTCCCAGCCGCTCGAGTGGCCGTCGCTCACCGTCCAGTGGCTCCCCTCCCACTCCCGGTCGccgggctccgcccgctcccACCGCCTCGTCCTCGGCACCCACACCTCCGACGAGACGCCCAACCACCTCCtactcgccgacgccgccctcccgctcccgccccgcctggcggcggcggccgcggcggcgggcggtgccgTCCCGGCCCCGTCCGTGTCCATCTCCCGCTCGGTGCCGCACAAGGGCGAGGTCAACCGCGCCCGCTGCATGCCGCAGAGGCCGTACACGGTGGCTACCAAGACCTGCGTGGATGAGGTGCACGTGTACCAtcttggcgacggcggcgagaaggGCGGCGCCGATGTGGTGCTCAGGGGGCATGAAGCGGAGGGGTATGGGCTGGCGTGGAGTCCGATGAAGGAGGGGTTGCTGCTGAGCGGCTCGTATGATAAGAAGATTTGCCTTTGGGATCTCGCTGCTGGGAGTGGAGCTTCGTCTCTGGATGCACATCATGTGTTCGAG GCTCATGACGATGTTGTTGAAGATGTTGCATGGCACCTGAAAGATGAAAACCTATTTGGATCTGCTGGGGATGACTGCAAGCTGATGATGTGGGACTTGCGTACTAATAAACCAGGACAATCTATAGTAGCACACCAAAAAGAA GTAAACTCTTTGTCCTTCAATCCGTTTAATGAGTGGATCTTGGCTTCAGCATCTGGAGATGCAACTATTAAGCTATTTGACTTGCGAAAACTGTCAAGAAGCCTGCATGTATTCGACAGCCATGA GGGAGAGGTTTTTCAGGTTGAGTGGAATCCTAATttggagactgtgttagcatcCTCAGCTGCAGACAAAAGGGTGATGATATGGGATGTTAGCAG GATCGGAGACGAGCAGGCAGAGGAGGATGCAAACGATGGTCCACCGGAGCTGCTGTTCGTGCATGGAGGCCACACAGCCAAGATATCAGAGTTGTCGTGGAACCCCACCCAGAAATGGGTCATGGCCAGCGTGGCCGAGGATAACATCCTgcagatctgggagatggcagAAAGCATATACTGTGATGACAATTATCTCCATGACAATGATGATGACTCGTGCCCAGCCACATAA
- the LOC9271661 gene encoding G-box-binding factor 1, with the protein MAMEDDEDMWANTSSPSASPPRPRGFISTALSLNSTHLQGLLPSSFVDAAASPCHASGNNNGGGDGRNAAPMSSIFFASASYHQQQHHLPAPAPLDGAILPARRFGLDMCAAAAAAPAGVPAAGDRRKRRMIKNRESAARSRARKQARVNNLETEVEQLKQENKMLRVKYEQLRKTVEVPVPVRRTLQRVLSAPF; encoded by the exons aTGGCgatggaggacgacgaggacatGTGGGCGAACACGAGCAGCCccagcgcgtcgccgccgcggccgagggGGTTCATCTCCACCGCGCTGAGCCTCAACTCGACGCACCTCCAAGGCCTCCTCCCGTCGTccttcgtcgacgccgccgcctcgccgtgccACGCCAGCGGCAacaacaacggcggcggcgacggccgcaaTGCCGCGCCGATGTCGTCCATCTTCTTCGCCTCCGCGTCgtaccaccagcagcagcaccacctCCCTGCCCCCGCGCCGCTCGACGGCGCcatcctccccgcgcgccggtTCGGGCTCGAcatgtgcgccgccgccgccgccgcccccgccggtgTCCCCGCCGCCGGGGACCGCCGCAAGAGGCGGATGATCAAGAACCGCGAGTCCGCGGCGAGGTCCCGCGCGCGCAAGCAGGCCCGCGTCAACAACCTGGAGACCGAGGTGGAGCAGCTCAAGCAGGAGAACAAGATGCTCCGCGTCAAGTACGAGCAG ctgaGGAAGACGGTGGAGGTGCCGGTGCCGGTGAGGAGGACTCTGCAGAGGGTGCTCTCCGCGCCATTCTga
- the LOC4347727 gene encoding histone-binding protein MSI1 homolog isoform X1 — protein sequence MDGGSSTAARSSAAEMEEHQNWKKNAPVLYDLVISQPLEWPSLTVQWLPSHSRSPGSARSHRLVLGTHTSDETPNHLLLADAALPLPPRLAAAAAAAGGAVPAPSVSISRSVPHKGEVNRARCMPQRPYTVATKTCVDEVHVYHLGDGGEKGGADVVLRGHEAEGYGLAWSPMKEGLLLSGSYDKKICLWDLAAGSGASSLDAHHVFEAHDDVVEDVAWHLKDENLFGSAGDDCKLMMWDLRTNKPGQSIVAHQKEVNSLSFNPFNEWILASASGDATIKLFDLRKLSRSLHVFDSHDSCRGEVFQVEWNPNLETVLASSAADKRVMIWDVSRIGDEQAEEDANDGPPELLFVHGGHTAKISELSWNPTQKWVMASVAEDNILQIWEMAESIYCDDNYLHDNDDDSCPAT from the exons ATGGACGGCGGGtcctccacggcggcgaggtcgtcggcggcggagatggaggagcACCAGAACTGGAAGAAGAACGCGCCGGTGCTCTACGACCTCGTCATCTCCCAGCCGCTCGAGTGGCCGTCGCTCACCGTCCAGTGGCTCCCCTCCCACTCCCGGTCGccgggctccgcccgctcccACCGCCTCGTCCTCGGCACCCACACCTCCGACGAGACGCCCAACCACCTCCtactcgccgacgccgccctcccgctcccgccccgcctggcggcggcggccgcggcggcgggcggtgccgTCCCGGCCCCGTCCGTGTCCATCTCCCGCTCGGTGCCGCACAAGGGCGAGGTCAACCGCGCCCGCTGCATGCCGCAGAGGCCGTACACGGTGGCTACCAAGACCTGCGTGGATGAGGTGCACGTGTACCAtcttggcgacggcggcgagaaggGCGGCGCCGATGTGGTGCTCAGGGGGCATGAAGCGGAGGGGTATGGGCTGGCGTGGAGTCCGATGAAGGAGGGGTTGCTGCTGAGCGGCTCGTATGATAAGAAGATTTGCCTTTGGGATCTCGCTGCTGGGAGTGGAGCTTCGTCTCTGGATGCACATCATGTGTTCGAG GCTCATGACGATGTTGTTGAAGATGTTGCATGGCACCTGAAAGATGAAAACCTATTTGGATCTGCTGGGGATGACTGCAAGCTGATGATGTGGGACTTGCGTACTAATAAACCAGGACAATCTATAGTAGCACACCAAAAAGAA GTAAACTCTTTGTCCTTCAATCCGTTTAATGAGTGGATCTTGGCTTCAGCATCTGGAGATGCAACTATTAAGCTATTTGACTTGCGAAAACTGTCAAGAAGCCTGCATGTATTCGACAGCCATGA CTCCTGTAGGGGAGAGGTTTTTCAGGTTGAGTGGAATCCTAATttggagactgtgttagcatcCTCAGCTGCAGACAAAAGGGTGATGATATGGGATGTTAGCAG GATCGGAGACGAGCAGGCAGAGGAGGATGCAAACGATGGTCCACCGGAGCTGCTGTTCGTGCATGGAGGCCACACAGCCAAGATATCAGAGTTGTCGTGGAACCCCACCCAGAAATGGGTCATGGCCAGCGTGGCCGAGGATAACATCCTgcagatctgggagatggcagAAAGCATATACTGTGATGACAATTATCTCCATGACAATGATGATGACTCGTGCCCAGCCACATAA